DNA sequence from the Acidimicrobiales bacterium genome:
CCCGCGAGGGGCTCGACGTCACCACCGTGCTGTTCAACAACCGGTCCTACGCCGTGCTCAACATGGAGCTCGACCGGGTGGGCGCCGAGGCCGGCGGCCCGAGGGCCAAGGCCATGCTCGACCTGCGCCGCCCCGACCTCGACTTCGCGTCGCTCGCCAGGGGGCTCGGCGTGCCGGCGACCACGGCCACGACGGCCGAGGAGTTCACCCTCCAGCTGGAGGAGGCGCTGGCCACGGAGGGCCCGACCGTGGTCGAGGCCATCCTGCCGTCCCGGCTGTGAACGTCCGCTTCGTCGCCAGCGTGTCGCCGATCGTCGCCGACGGCGCGGCGGCGAGGGCGTTCTACCGGGACGCCATCGGCATCGACTTCGAGGAGGACGAGGGCGGCTACGCCTTCACCCACCGGCTGGACGGCGTGAAGCACTTCGGGCTGTGGCTGCTGGCCGACGCCGCCCGGTCCTGCTTCGGCACCGGCGAGTGGCCGGCCGGCGTGCCCGTGCCCCAGGCCAGCATCGAGTTCGAGGTCGACGACGTGGCCGCGGCGGCGGCCGAGCTCGAGGCCGCCGGCCACCGGCTGCTGCACGGGGCGAGGGTCGAGCCGTGGGGCCAGGAGACGGCCCGGCTGCTCGCCCCGGACGGCCTCCTCGTCGCCGTGTGCCGCACGCCGTGGCTGCGGGAGGACGACGCCGGCGCGCCCGGGTAGGGGAGGGCGGTGCCCCGGTCCAGCGGTCGCCCGACGGCGAGCCCGAGCGAGGCGGGCGAGGTGACGGTGACCGGCGGCCTGCGGGCCCGCCTCCGGCCCGCCGTCCCCGTCGCCCGCCGGGTCGCGGGCGAGCCCGCCCCGCCGACCGGCCCGGGCCGCTGATGGCCGAGGCCGCCTTCTGGGGGCTGGTCGGGGGGTTCGCCCTGCTCGTCGGCGCCGTCGCCGGCATCGTCCTGCCGGCCAACCAGCGGGCCATCGGGCTGGTGATGGCGTTCGGGGCCGGCGTGCTCATCAGCGCGCTCGCCTTCGAGCTGACCGAGGAGGCGTTCCGCCGGTCGGGCACCGGGTCGGTCGCCGTCGGCCTCGCCGCCGGGGCGCTGACGTTCTTCGCCGGCGACGCGGTGATCGACCGCCGGGGCGGCGCCGACCGCAAGCGGTCGGGCGGGCAGCAGGAGGACGGGTCACCGGGCGCCATCGTCCTCGGCGCGCTCCTCGACGGCATCCCCGAGTCGGTCGCCATCGGGGTCAGCATCCTGTCGGGCGGGAACGTGTCCGGGCCGGTGGTGGCGGCGGTGTTCCTGTCGAACGTGCCCGAGTCGCTGTCGGCGGCCACCGGGCTGCGCAAGGCCGGGCGGTCGCCCCGCTGGATCCTCGGCCTGTGGACGGCGGTGATGCTCGTCTCGGCGGCCGCCGCGGCCGCCGGCTACGCCTTCCTGGGCGACGCGTCCGGTGGGGTGGTCGGCTTCATCCAGGCGTTCGCCGCCGGGGCCATCCTCACGATGCTCGCCGACACGATGATGCCGGAGTCGTACGAGCACGGCGGGGCGGCGGTCGGGCTGGTGACGGTGGCCGGGTTCGCGCTGGCCTTCCTGCTGTCGACGGCCGACTGAGCGTGGCGTCCCGGCTGCTCGCCCTGTCCGACGGCGTGTTCGCCATCGCCATGACCCTGCTCGTGCTGAACCTGCGGGTGCCGGCGGCGGTGGCGGAGGAGGACGTGGGCCGGGCGCTGCGGGACACGCTCCCGGCGCTCGGCGCCTACGCGCTCAGCTTCGTGGTGATCGCCCTGTTCTGGCTCGGGCACCACCGACTGTTCCAGTTCGTCGCCCGGGTCGACCGGGCGCTGATCCTCCTCAACCTCGTCCAGCTCGGGCTGGTGGCGCTGATCCCGTTCCCGACCGAGGTGCTCGGCGGCTACGGCGACCAGCGCCCGGCGGCCGCCGCCTACGCCGTCGTCCTCGGCCTGGCCGGCGCGGTGAGCGCGCTGGCGTGGGTCCACGTCCTCCGGGCCGGGCTGGCCCACGAGCGGGTGCCGAGGACGGAGCTGGTCCACGGCGTGTGGCGGGCGACGACCCTGGCCGCCGTGTTCCTCGGCTCCCTCCCGCTCGCCGCCGTCTCGGCCACCCTGGCCGAGTGGAGCTGGGCGACGATCGCGGTGGTCTTCTTGGCCCTCGCCCGCCACTACGGCCCCGTCCGCCAGACCTTCCTCCCGGAGGGCTGACCGCTCAGGTCGTCTCGCCGTCCCGGCGCTGCTGCTCGGCCTGCATCGCCGTCAGGACGGCGAGGAAGATCTTCTGCATGTCGTCGTCGAGGTAGCGGCTGGCCCGCCAGAGGACGGCGGCGCCGAGGAAGACGAACGGGCTGACGAGGAGGAAGGCCGTCCGCAGGTTCTCGTCGAAGGCCGACGACAGGGCGGCGACGACGGTGGGGGCGGCGGCGGCGCCGAAGACGACGGCGACGAGGTTGAAGGCCCCGAAGCCGGCGCCTCGGAGGTGGGCGGGGACGGCGTCGGTCAGGCCGGCCCGCAGGCCGGGCACGGCCATCGTGACGACGAACAGGCCGACCAGCTCCAGCGCGAACGCCGGCGGGAACGACCGCAGGCAGTAGGACACGGTGAACAGCAGGTTGCCGGTGAACAGGAACAGCGCCGGCAGGGCCAGGCGGGCGCCCCGCACCCGGTCGGCCCAGCGGTCGGCCACCCGGCCGCCGACCAGCACGCCCGGCACCCCGCCGAGGAGGGCGAGCACGGTGAACCAGGTCTCGCCGTCGCCCTCGGGCACGCCGAGGTGGCGGATGTAGAACTGCGGCAGCCAGGCGGCCACCGCGGTGATCGTGAACAGCAGGGCGGCCACGCCGACCAGCGCGTAGCGCATGGTGCGGATGCCGACGATCGTGCGCAGGTCGGCCCGCAGCCCCTCGACCATGTCGGCCAGGAACCGGCGCACGCCGCCGTCGAACAGGGGCGGGCGCTCGTCGTCGTCGCCGTCGCCGTCGTCGTCGGCCGTGCCG
Encoded proteins:
- a CDS encoding MFS transporter, yielding QPAPPPPVAGAARAPAWPMWALGLVILVDEVDKNIVRGLITPLKAEFGVGDAAIGVLLSAFIVVNGLVTVPAGYLADRWHRTRTIGATVVGWSVLSAAGGLAPTFPALVALRSALGFGQAVTEPSAASLIGDWYPVAQRGRAFAIQQVMMIAGVGVGVGLGGVLGEAIGWRWAMAVVAVPGLVIAALVLRLREPRRGAADRLSVGGTADDDGDGDDDERPPLFDGGVRRFLADMVEGLRADLRTIVGIRTMRYALVGVAALLFTITAVAAWLPQFYIRHLGVPEGDGETWFTVLALLGGVPGVLVGGRVADRWADRVRGARLALPALFLFTGNLLFTVSYCLRSFPPAFALELVGLFVVTMAVPGLRAGLTDAVPAHLRGAGFGAFNLVAVVFGAAAAPTVVAALSSAFDENLRTAFLLVSPFVFLGAAVLWRASRYLDDDMQKIFLAVLTAMQAEQQRRDGETT
- a CDS encoding VOC family protein, encoding MNVRFVASVSPIVADGAAARAFYRDAIGIDFEEDEGGYAFTHRLDGVKHFGLWLLADAARSCFGTGEWPAGVPVPQASIEFEVDDVAAAAAELEAAGHRLLHGARVEPWGQETARLLAPDGLLVAVCRTPWLREDDAGAPG
- a CDS encoding TMEM175 family protein; the protein is MASRLLALSDGVFAIAMTLLVLNLRVPAAVAEEDVGRALRDTLPALGAYALSFVVIALFWLGHHRLFQFVARVDRALILLNLVQLGLVALIPFPTEVLGGYGDQRPAAAAYAVVLGLAGAVSALAWVHVLRAGLAHERVPRTELVHGVWRATTLAAVFLGSLPLAAVSATLAEWSWATIAVVFLALARHYGPVRQTFLPEG